From a region of the Dyella jiangningensis genome:
- the ruvA gene encoding Holliday junction branch migration protein RuvA yields the protein MIGRLRGILVSKQPPWLLVEVGGVGYELEAPMSTIYDLPSTGKEVTLLTHYAVKEDSVALYGFMHEAERALFRNLQKVSGIGAKIALAVLSGVSTNDFARLVQTGDVVALTKIPGIGKKTAERMVVELRDRVDGLAVTLPGTSATTNGAPLDPAGEATVALQQLGYKPAEVTRLVQKVAAEGDTAESIIRKALRAALGN from the coding sequence ATGATCGGTCGCCTTCGCGGCATCCTGGTATCCAAGCAGCCGCCGTGGCTGCTGGTGGAGGTGGGCGGCGTGGGCTACGAGCTCGAAGCGCCGATGTCCACCATCTACGACCTGCCCTCCACCGGCAAGGAAGTCACCCTGCTCACGCATTACGCGGTGAAGGAAGACAGCGTCGCGCTGTATGGCTTCATGCATGAAGCCGAGCGCGCGCTGTTCCGCAACCTGCAGAAGGTCAGCGGCATCGGCGCGAAGATCGCGCTGGCCGTGTTGTCCGGGGTGTCCACCAACGATTTCGCGCGCCTCGTGCAGACCGGTGATGTGGTCGCGTTGACCAAGATCCCCGGCATTGGCAAAAAGACCGCCGAACGCATGGTGGTCGAACTGCGTGATCGCGTGGATGGCCTGGCCGTCACGCTGCCGGGTACGAGCGCCACAACGAATGGTGCGCCACTCGACCCGGCAGGCGAGGCGACGGTGGCGCTGCAGCAGCTGGGTTACAAGCCGGCGGAAGTCACCCGCCTGGTGCAGAAGGTGGCTGCCGAAGGCGACACCGCCGAATCGATCATCCGCAAGGCGCTGCGCGCCGCACTAGGAAACTGA
- the tolR gene encoding protein TolR — protein sequence MRSSARHKRFKLKSEINVVPYIDVMLVLLIIFMVTTPMLNSNVDVNLPQANAKSLQDKKEPVIVSVDHNGQLYLTLGTEKKQPIDAQTMQAKVGAFVKANPEVSVLVAGDRDGKYDGVYQVLAQLQQAGVAKVGLMSAPESGSKK from the coding sequence ATGCGTAGCTCTGCGCGCCACAAGCGCTTCAAGCTCAAGTCCGAGATCAACGTCGTTCCCTATATCGACGTGATGCTGGTGCTGCTGATCATCTTCATGGTCACCACGCCGATGCTCAATTCCAACGTCGACGTGAACCTGCCGCAGGCCAATGCCAAGTCGCTGCAGGACAAGAAGGAGCCGGTGATCGTCTCGGTCGACCACAACGGCCAGCTCTATCTCACGCTCGGTACCGAGAAGAAGCAGCCGATCGATGCCCAGACCATGCAGGCCAAGGTGGGTGCCTTCGTGAAGGCAAACCCCGAGGTGAGCGTGCTCGTGGCCGGTGACCGCGACGGCAAGTACGACGGCGTGTACCAGGTGCTGGCCCAGCTGCAGCAGGCCGGCGTCGCCAAGGTGGGTCTGATGAGCGCACCGGAGTCGGGCAGCAAGAAATGA
- the tolQ gene encoding protein TolQ, translating into MNSGVNIFKLIAEASVLVQAVMLVLLVFSFLSWVIIIRKHQQLKSAMEEAEGFEERFWSGADLAQLFREVSNRGAGNGGMETVFESGFREFVRQRQRKTHDMRIVIEGSERAMRVAGTREIGRLERNLEFLANVGSISPYVGLFGTVIGIMGAFQGLGEMKDVTIAVVAPHISEALIATAMGLFAAIPAVWAYNRFANKVERVASRYEVFQEEFSSVLQRQIQTDDPTA; encoded by the coding sequence ATGAACAGTGGAGTCAACATTTTCAAGCTGATCGCCGAGGCGAGCGTCCTGGTGCAGGCGGTCATGCTGGTGCTGCTCGTGTTCTCGTTCCTCTCGTGGGTGATCATCATCCGCAAGCATCAGCAGCTGAAGTCCGCGATGGAAGAAGCCGAGGGCTTCGAGGAGCGCTTCTGGTCCGGCGCCGATCTCGCCCAGCTGTTCCGCGAGGTGAGCAACCGTGGCGCCGGCAACGGCGGCATGGAGACGGTGTTCGAGTCGGGCTTCCGCGAGTTCGTGCGCCAGCGTCAGCGCAAGACGCATGACATGCGCATCGTCATCGAAGGCTCCGAGCGCGCCATGCGGGTGGCCGGCACCCGCGAGATCGGTCGCCTCGAACGCAACCTGGAGTTCCTCGCCAACGTCGGCTCGATCAGCCCGTACGTCGGCCTGTTTGGCACCGTCATCGGCATCATGGGCGCGTTCCAGGGCCTCGGCGAGATGAAGGACGTCACCATCGCCGTGGTGGCCCCGCACATTTCCGAAGCGCTGATCGCCACCGCGATGGGTCTGTTCGCCGCGATCCCGGCCGTGTGGGCCTACAACCGTTTCGCCAACAAGGTCGAGCGCGTCGCCTCCCGCTACGAGGTGTTCCAGGAAGAGTTCTCCTCGGTGCTGCAGCGTCAGATCCAGACCGACGATCCGACGGCTTAA
- the ruvB gene encoding Holliday junction branch migration DNA helicase RuvB, translated as MTEHRIVTAASQMDDEALEASIRPKRLAEYLGQQAVREQLSIYIEAAKKRGGALDHVLIFGPPGLGKTTLSHVIANELGVNVRSTSGPVLERAGDLAALLTNLEPHDVLFVDEIHRLSPVVEEVLYPAMEDFQIDIMIGEGPAARSIKLDLPSFTLIGATTRAGLLTAPLRDRFGIVQRLEFYTPDELTAIVRRSARILGIACEPEGAQEIARRSRGTPRIANRLLRRVRDYAEVRAGGQITRDAARAAMDMLKVDAEGFDELDRRLLSTIIENFDGGPVGVESLAAALSEDRGTLEDVVEPYLIQQGFLIRTARGRMASAKAWRHLGLTPPPRQPSSADLFTAGNADV; from the coding sequence ATGACCGAACACCGCATCGTTACCGCCGCGTCCCAGATGGACGACGAGGCCCTGGAAGCCTCCATCCGTCCGAAACGGCTGGCCGAATACCTGGGCCAGCAGGCGGTGCGCGAACAGCTGTCGATCTACATCGAAGCGGCCAAGAAGCGTGGTGGCGCACTGGACCACGTGCTGATCTTCGGTCCGCCTGGCCTGGGCAAGACCACGCTCAGCCATGTGATCGCGAACGAGCTGGGCGTCAACGTTCGCTCGACCTCCGGCCCAGTGCTGGAGCGGGCAGGGGATCTCGCCGCGCTGCTGACCAACCTCGAGCCGCACGATGTGCTGTTCGTGGACGAAATCCATCGCCTCTCGCCGGTGGTGGAGGAAGTCCTTTATCCGGCGATGGAAGATTTCCAGATCGACATCATGATCGGCGAAGGCCCCGCGGCCCGCTCGATCAAGCTCGACCTGCCGTCTTTCACGCTGATCGGCGCCACCACGCGCGCCGGCCTGCTCACGGCGCCACTGCGTGATCGCTTCGGCATCGTGCAGCGTTTGGAGTTCTATACGCCCGACGAGCTCACTGCCATCGTGCGTCGCTCGGCGCGCATCCTGGGCATTGCCTGCGAGCCGGAAGGCGCGCAGGAGATCGCGCGCCGCTCGCGCGGCACACCGCGCATCGCCAACCGCCTGCTGCGACGCGTGCGCGATTATGCCGAGGTACGCGCCGGCGGACAGATCACCCGCGATGCCGCGCGCGCCGCGATGGACATGCTCAAGGTCGATGCCGAAGGTTTCGACGAGCTCGATCGCCGCCTGCTGTCCACCATCATCGAGAACTTCGACGGCGGACCGGTGGGCGTGGAGTCGCTGGCGGCAGCCTTGAGTGAAGACCGCGGCACGCTCGAAGACGTAGTCGAGCCCTACCTGATCCAGCAGGGTTTCCTGATCCGCACGGCCCGCGGCCGCATGGCCAGCGCCAAGGCCTGGCGCCATCTCGGCCTGACCCCGCCGCCGCGCCAGCCCAGTTCCGCCGACCTCTTCACTGCCGGCAACGCCGATGTCTGA
- the ybgC gene encoding tol-pal system-associated acyl-CoA thioesterase, producing the protein MSDHSSVPVTDPFQWPVRVYWEDTDAGGVVYHASYLRFMERARTEWLRGMGISQSAVKESTGLAFLVREMQIDFLKAALLDDELSVSVEVKERRAASILFAQTIRRADGAELIRAKVRVACVDVNRMRPVQIPADLIPGLPPQ; encoded by the coding sequence ATGTCTGATCATTCGTCCGTACCCGTCACCGACCCGTTCCAGTGGCCGGTCCGCGTCTATTGGGAAGACACGGACGCGGGCGGGGTGGTCTACCACGCCAGCTACCTGCGTTTCATGGAGCGTGCCCGCACCGAGTGGCTGCGCGGCATGGGCATCAGCCAGTCGGCCGTCAAGGAATCGACCGGCCTGGCCTTCCTGGTCCGCGAGATGCAAATCGACTTCCTCAAGGCGGCCCTGCTGGATGATGAACTGTCGGTAAGCGTTGAAGTCAAAGAGCGGCGCGCAGCCAGTATCCTTTTCGCCCAAACGATCCGCCGGGCGGACGGCGCGGAGCTGATCCGCGCGAAGGTGCGCGTGGCGTGTGTCGACGTCAACCGCATGCGTCCGGTGCAGATTCCGGCCGATCTCATCCCCGGCCTTCCCCCTCAATAA
- a CDS encoding potassium transporter Kup gives MTDADAKRRLAALALGAVGVVYGDIGTSPLYTLQTTLSHDGLKPTPESIYGVLSLIFWAQIIVVSLKYVVFIMRADNKGEGGIMALLALALRSVGGQPRQRWLLAIIGIFGASLFYGDGVITPAISVLSAVEGVKVAAPGLDHWIVPITAVILFLLFALQRHGTERVGKLFGPVMVVWFVVIALLGLRMIVRNPHVLTALNPYYGVRFFFTHGLQAFIALGGVVLALTGAEALYADMGHFGKRPIRFAWFSFVLPALVLNYFGQGALLLNHPEAIDSPFFKLTPEPLLYPMIGLATVATVIASQAVISGAFSMTREAMSLGYSMRMPVVHTSREMSGQIFVPWVNNFLLVMVLAAVLGFRSSENLSAAYGIAVTGTMTITTILALIVARRQWNWSLVTVIFAGILLLTIDLSFLGANLIKIEYGGWFPLVLGVGVFVVMTTWRRGRELVVREIKQSGLALEPFIENIAEHPPLRVPGTAVFLTANQHAVPHALLHNLKHNKVLHERNVLLTVEMLEIPTSDPGERIEISELGGDFFGLALRFGFAEDPNIPLALSKCSKVGLPFDMMDTTFFLSRETIIADARRPGMALWRDKLFAFMARNALPATAFFQIPGNRLIELGAQVEI, from the coding sequence ATGACCGACGCTGACGCCAAGCGACGCCTCGCTGCGCTGGCGCTCGGCGCCGTCGGCGTGGTGTACGGCGACATCGGCACCAGCCCGCTGTACACGCTGCAAACCACGCTCAGCCATGACGGCCTGAAGCCGACGCCGGAAAGCATCTACGGTGTGCTCTCGCTGATCTTCTGGGCGCAGATCATCGTGGTGTCGCTGAAGTACGTGGTCTTCATCATGCGTGCGGACAACAAGGGCGAGGGCGGCATCATGGCGCTACTCGCGTTAGCCTTGCGCAGCGTGGGCGGTCAGCCGAGGCAGCGTTGGTTGCTCGCCATCATCGGCATCTTCGGTGCCTCGCTGTTTTATGGCGATGGCGTGATTACGCCCGCCATTTCCGTGTTGTCGGCCGTGGAAGGCGTGAAGGTGGCTGCGCCGGGCCTCGATCACTGGATCGTGCCCATTACGGCGGTGATCTTGTTCCTGCTGTTTGCACTGCAGCGGCACGGTACGGAGCGCGTGGGCAAGCTGTTCGGCCCGGTGATGGTGGTGTGGTTCGTCGTCATCGCGCTGCTTGGCCTTCGCATGATCGTGCGCAATCCGCATGTGCTGACGGCGCTCAATCCTTACTACGGCGTGAGGTTCTTCTTCACCCATGGCCTGCAGGCGTTCATTGCGCTGGGCGGCGTGGTGCTGGCGCTGACTGGTGCCGAGGCGCTCTATGCGGACATGGGCCATTTCGGCAAGCGGCCGATCCGGTTCGCCTGGTTCAGCTTTGTACTGCCCGCGCTGGTGCTCAACTATTTCGGCCAGGGCGCGTTGCTGCTCAATCACCCCGAGGCAATCGACAGCCCGTTCTTCAAGCTCACTCCCGAGCCGCTGCTGTACCCGATGATCGGCCTCGCCACCGTGGCCACGGTGATCGCATCGCAGGCGGTGATCTCCGGTGCGTTCTCGATGACGCGCGAAGCCATGTCGCTGGGTTACTCCATGCGCATGCCGGTGGTGCACACCTCGCGCGAAATGTCGGGCCAGATCTTCGTGCCATGGGTGAACAACTTCCTCTTGGTGATGGTGCTGGCGGCGGTGCTGGGTTTCCGCAGCTCGGAAAACCTGAGCGCGGCCTATGGCATTGCCGTGACCGGCACCATGACCATCACCACCATCCTCGCGTTGATCGTGGCGCGCCGGCAGTGGAACTGGAGCCTGGTCACCGTCATTTTCGCCGGCATCCTGCTGCTGACGATCGACCTCTCGTTCCTCGGCGCGAACCTCATCAAGATCGAGTACGGCGGCTGGTTCCCGCTGGTGCTGGGCGTCGGCGTCTTCGTCGTGATGACCACCTGGCGCCGCGGTCGCGAACTGGTGGTGCGCGAGATCAAGCAGTCCGGTCTCGCGCTGGAGCCCTTCATCGAGAACATCGCCGAGCACCCGCCGCTGCGCGTGCCGGGCACTGCAGTGTTCCTCACCGCCAACCAGCATGCCGTTCCGCACGCGCTGCTGCACAACCTCAAGCACAACAAGGTGCTGCATGAGCGCAACGTGCTGCTGACGGTGGAGATGTTGGAAATTCCCACCTCCGATCCCGGCGAGCGCATCGAGATCAGCGAGCTGGGTGGCGACTTCTTCGGCTTGGCGCTGCGCTTCGGTTTCGCCGAGGATCCGAACATCCCGCTGGCGCTGTCCAAGTGCTCCAAGGTCGGCCTGCCGTTCGACATGATGGACACGACGTTCTTCCTGTCGCGCGAAACGATCATCGCGGACGCCCGCCGCCCAGGCATGGCCCTGTGGCGCGACAAGCTGTTCGCCTTCATGGCGCGCAATGCCTTGCCGGCCACGGCGTTTTTCCAGATTCCGGGCAATCGCCTGATCGAACTGGGCGCACAGGTCGAGATCTGA